The following coding sequences are from one Nicotiana tabacum cultivar K326 chromosome 1, ASM71507v2, whole genome shotgun sequence window:
- the LOC107765636 gene encoding putative pentatricopeptide repeat-containing protein At1g03510, with product MSTYSSNFLRLLSYTKLLTSHVNQARHEQALSLFYQIHSTLSLSLDPFVFPLALKSCAALNFSQLGTTIHAHTYKASFTSNPFVVCALVDMYGKCVSLVSARQLFDESPDRNVVVWNSMISLHAHSNDVDSALELIRVMDVEPNSSTFNAIIAALAETEDGFSKAILCYRKMERMGLRPNLITVLALLRACLGISDVNLIKQIHGYSVRNDIDPDPQLRSGLIEAYGRCGCLDKAHHVFVSMRNRDVVAWSSLISAYALQGQARTALEVFKEMEMANVRPDGITFLGVLKACSHAGLADEAQMYFARMRDRYGVEASSDHYACLVDVLSRAGRLHQAYDVIRRMPVKVTAKAWGALLASCRTYGEVELAEIAGRALFEVEPENPANFVILARIYASNGRFEEAEGLRREMIKRGMKAAPGSSWVVHQD from the coding sequence ATGAGCACTTATTCTTCAAACTTCCTACGTTTGCTCTCTTACACAAAGCTCTTAACATCCCACGTTAATCAAGCCCGACATGAACAAGCTCTTTCTCTTTTCTACCAAATTCACTCTACACTCTCCCTTTCGCTCGACCCCTTCGTATTTCCTCTTGCTCTTAAGTCATGCGCTGCCCTTAACTTCTCTCAGCTCGGCACCACCATTCACGCTCACACATACAAAGCATCGTTTACCTCCAACCCCTTTGTTGTTTGCGCTTTAGTCGACATGTATGGTAAGTGTGTCTCACTTGTGTCCGCACGCCAACTGTTCGATGAATCTCCTGACAGAAATGTTGTCGTTTGGAACTCGATGATTTCGCTTCACGCACATTCTAATGATGTTGACAGTGCGTTAGAACTGATTCGAGTGATGGACGTGGAGCCTAATTCTTCCACGTTTAACGCGATTATTGCAGCGTTGGCGGAAACAGAGGATGGGTTTTCTAAGGCCATTTTGTGTTATAGAAAAATGGAAAGAATGGGTCTGAGACCGAATTTGATTACGGTTCTTGCATTGTTACGtgcttgtcttggtatatcagatGTGAATTTAATCAAACAGATTCATGGGTATTCAGTACGGAATGACATTGATCCAGACCCCCAATTGAGGAGCGGATTAATCGAGGCTTATGGGCGTTGTGGATGTCTTGACAAAGCCCATCATGTGTTTGTTAGTATGAGGAACAGGGATGTGGTTGCTTGGAGTAGTTTGATCTCAGCGTACGCGCTTCAGGGGCAAGCAAGAACAGCACTTGAAGTTTTTAAGGAAATGGAAATGGCCAATGTAAGGCCCGATGGGATAACTTTCCTTGGGGTATTGAAAGCTTGTAGTCATGCTGGATTAGCTGATGAAGCACAAATGTACTTTGCTCGTATGAGAGATCGATATGGTGTCGAAGCAAGCAGTGATCACTATGCTTGTTTGGTAGATGTATTGAGTAGGGCGGGAAGATTGCATCAGGCGTATGATGTTATTAGGCGAATGCCAGTGAAGGTGACTGCTAAAGCTTGGGGTGCACTTCTTGCTTCTTGTCGAACTTATGGAGAAGTCGAGCTGGCAGAAATAGCTGGAAGAGCTTTGTTTGAAGTAGAGCCTGAGAATCCTGCTAATTTTGTGATATTGGCAAGAATTTATGCTAGCAATGGGCGATTTGAGGAAGCAGAAGGACTCAGAAGAGAGATGATCAAGAGGGGCATGAAAGCAGCTCCTGGTAGCAGTTGGGTTGTTCATCAAGATTGA
- the LOC107765629 gene encoding F-box/kelch-repeat protein At3g06240-like — protein sequence MCLCDDFFAVVGNVDIVLWNPSIQKFIILPLPLIRPKSPHMFVLGFGADNFSNNDDDYKLVRLVYHKNDYDIFSQYNVPPEVEIYSLNTGVWRRVIGVEIKHCMVEFMWSQAFVNGAVHWIAYDVGENGGVRSLIMSFSIADEVFGDIMLLDALAGQIATNLSIMVFEGSLAVVKYEREIDGGSCEVWVMKQYGVLESWTRFYSINLDDMERVVGFRNNGEVLFSTRSYELVSYDPNSGHKKDLGIRGSSRSFYVQNYMESLVLLQGDNVVSDEFLEGMGSLWIED from the coding sequence ATGTGTTTGTGTGATGATTTTTTTGCTGTCGTAGGGAATGTAGATATAGTTCTATGGAACCCTTCTAttcaaaagtttataattttACCCTTGCCTTTAATTAGGCCTAAGTCACCCCACATGTTTGTACTTGGATTTGGTGCTGATAATTTTTCTAATAATGATGATGATTACAAGTTGGTCAGACTTGTGTATCATAAGAATGATTATGATATATTTTCGCAGTATAATGTTCCTCCTGAGGTTGAAATTTATTCACTCAATACTGGGGTTTGGAGGAGAGTGATAGGAGTTGAGATTAAGCATTGTATGGTGGAGTTTATGTGGTCTCAGGCTTTTGTGAATGGAGCTGTCCATTGGATTGCATATGATGTGGGCGAGAATGGTGGTGTTCGGAGTTTAATTATGTCTTTTAGTATAGCTGATGAGGTGTTTGGGGATATTATGTTACTGGATGCTTTAGCTGGTCAAATTGCAACGAATTTATCGATCATGGTGTTTGAGGGATCCCTTGCTGTTGTTAAGTATGAGAGGGAGATAGATGGTGGTTCATGTGAAGTATGGGTGATGAAGCAGTACGGAGTTTTGGAATCTTGGACAAGATTTTATAGTATAAATTTGGATGATATGGAGAGAGTAGTTGGATTTAGGAATAATGGTGAAGTTTTGTTTTCAACTAGGAGCTATGAGCTGGTTTCTTATGATCCAAATAGTGGACACAAGAAGGATCTTGGTATCCGTGGGAGTTCCCGCTCGTTTTATGTTCAAAATTACATGGAATCACTTGTTTTGCTTCAAGGAGATAATGTAGTTTCGGACGAGTTCTTGGAAGGAATGGGAAGCTTATGGATTGAAGACTAG